The region AAATAGCCATTCTTTTAAAACAAATTACGATGAAGATAGGATACTGCAAGTATTTATCAATTTAATATCCAACGCAATTAAGTTTTGTCCACCAAAAAAAGGAAAAATAGAAATAGATTATAAGTTAGGAAATGAAGTTGTTGAAATTTCTGTAACCGACAATGGTAAAGGAATTCCTGCGGAAGACCATGATTATATTTTTGATAAGTTTTATCAATCAAAACATCAAAATATTATAAAACCTCAAGGTAGTGGTTTGGGATTAGCCATCACCAAACAAATAGTAGAAAAGCATCATGGTAAAATTTGGGCAAAAAAAGATATAAAATATGGTGCAATACTTGTTTTTACCATACCTTTTAAGTAAATTGTGCCTTTAAAGTATGAGGAGAAAAATTTTAATTGTAGATGACGAGCCAAATATTGTAATGTCATTAGAATATATCTTTAAAAAACAAGATTTTGACGTGTTTATAGCACGAGACGGAAGTGAAGCTTTAGAAATATTAAGACATCATACTCCTGATATAATTTTGTTAGATATTATGATGCCAAAGGTAGATGGATATCAAACCTTACAATATATAAAAAATACAAACAGTTTAAAAGATACAAAAGTAGTATTTTTAACTGCAAAAAATAAGGCTTCAGATATTGAAAAAGGATTAAAACTAGGAGCCGACAAATATTTAACAAAACCTTTTTCAGTAAAAAAAATAGTTTCAGAAATATTGGAACTTTTAGCTTAAAGATCGTCTTTACCGCTATTAAATATTGATTTTGTGTGCAAACAAACAATTTTTAATTAAAGTTTAAAGACATGAAATTGCAACTAAATTCTTTTACATCAGATATTTTTATAAGTATCTATGTAGTTATTACTTTATACTTTAGGTTTAAGTTTGAAAGTACTAAAAACCTAGATCCTATTGTATCTATAGTGTTAGGGCTTTCTTTTGTGGCCATTATTTGGTCGCTGATAAAACTTAAAATTCTAAACCCAAATTGGTTTGGCTTATTTAATTCTAAAAAAGCAAAATCATGATGTATCAAAAATTTTATCAAGAAAGTATTCAGCAACCAGAAAAATTTTGGAAAGAACAAGCCAATCAACTAGAGTGGTTTAAAGCACCCAATACTATTTTATCTAAAGATAAATTTAATCATCATCAATGGTTTGAAGATGGGCAACTTAACTTAAGTTATTTGTGTATTGATAAGCATATTAATGATGGTTTTGGTGATCAAAATGCCGTTATTTATGACTCGCCAGTAACAAACATTAAAGAGCATATTACCTTTCATCAATTGCATCACGAAGTATCTAAACTTGCGGGTGGATTGCAAGATTTGGGCCTAAAAAAAGGAGATACTTGTATAATTTATATGCCCATGATTCCGCAAGCATTATATGCTATGTTAGCTTGTGTAAGAATTGGAGTTATTCATTCTGTAGTTTTTGGTGGTTTTGCACCTCATGAATTAGCAATCAGAATTGATGATTGTAAACCAAAAGCAATTATTACTGCATCCAACGGAGTTGAAATTCAAAAAATTATTCCGTATAAACCTTTTGTAGATAAAGCTATTGATTTATCAACAAATAAGCCGAATCATGTAATTGTTTTTGATAGAAAATTAGGTGTAGAAATTCCCAAAAAAGAGTATGACGTTGATTATACTTCTTTGGTGGAAAAATCGAGTTCTATCGAACCAATTTCATTAAAATCAACAGATCCTTCTTATATTTTATATACATCGGGAACCACAGGAACACCCAAAGGAATTATAAGAGATACCGGTGGCTATGCAACTGCGTTAAAATTTTCAATGAAATATATTTATGGTGTAGATGAAGGCGATGCATTTTGGGCAGCAAGCGATGTGGGCTGGGTTGTTGGTCATAGTTATATTGTGTATGCGCCCTTATTAAATAGAAATACAACCATACTTTTTGAAGGAAAGCCCATAAAAACTCCAGATGCTTCTACTTTTTGGCGCGTAATTAGCGAGCACAATGTGAAAGTAATGTTTACCGCTCCTACTGCAATTAGAGCCATCAAAAAAGAAGATCCTAACGGAAATATGCTAAAGAAGTTTGATTTATCTTGCTTAAAATATCAATTTTTAGCGGGTGAAAGATGTGACGTAGCAACTTTAACTTGGACAGAAGAAAAATTAAATGTACCAGTTATAGACCATTGGTGGCAAACCGAAAGTGGTTGGCCGATGGTAGCAAATATGGTCGGTGTAGCCCTGCAAGAAGTAAAACCAGGATCGGCAAGTTTTCCTGTTTGTGGTTATGATATTCAAATATTAAATGAAGAAGGAAAAGAGGTTGAAGATGCTGTAGAAGGTTTTGTAGCCGTAAAATTACCTTTGCCTCCCGGAACATTAACTAATCTTTGGGGAAATCCAGAACGTTTTCAATCTGGATATTTAAACCGCTTTCCTGGATATTATTTTTCTGGTGATGGTGGTTATAAAGATGAAGATGGGTACGTTTTTATTACAGGTAGAGTAGACGATATTATAAATGTGGCAGGTCATCGATTGTCTACCGCAGAAATGGAAGAAATTGTAGCTTCACACAAAGCTGTTGCAGAATGTGCCGTTTTTGGTGTGCATTGTGATTTAAAAGGTCAGAAACCTTTAGGATTGGTTGTGCTTAAATCGGGCGATGAGTTTGAAGAAGAAACCATTCGAAAAGAAATAATACAAGATGTAAGACACGAAATTGGTGCTGTTGCATCTTTTAGAGATGTGCTTGTAGTGAAACGATTACCAAAAACTCGAAGCGGAAAAATTCTTCGTAAATTGTTGCGAGATATTGCAGATGAACAACAACACAACATTCCATCTACGATAGATGATGTTGCCATCATAAGCGAAATAAAATCAGTTTATCAAACCCACCATATCGGACTCTATAAATAAAAATATAAATTAAAGAATTAATTATGAGTAATTATCATATAAAACATTTAGAAGAATATTATCAAGTATATCGTAAATCGGTCAGAAATCCAGAAAGTTTTTGGGAAGAAATAGCGGAAGAACATTTT is a window of Polaribacter litorisediminis DNA encoding:
- a CDS encoding response regulator transcription factor, with translation MRRKILIVDDEPNIVMSLEYIFKKQDFDVFIARDGSEALEILRHHTPDIILLDIMMPKVDGYQTLQYIKNTNSLKDTKVVFLTAKNKASDIEKGLKLGADKYLTKPFSVKKIVSEILELLA
- a CDS encoding acetate--CoA ligase, which produces MMYQKFYQESIQQPEKFWKEQANQLEWFKAPNTILSKDKFNHHQWFEDGQLNLSYLCIDKHINDGFGDQNAVIYDSPVTNIKEHITFHQLHHEVSKLAGGLQDLGLKKGDTCIIYMPMIPQALYAMLACVRIGVIHSVVFGGFAPHELAIRIDDCKPKAIITASNGVEIQKIIPYKPFVDKAIDLSTNKPNHVIVFDRKLGVEIPKKEYDVDYTSLVEKSSSIEPISLKSTDPSYILYTSGTTGTPKGIIRDTGGYATALKFSMKYIYGVDEGDAFWAASDVGWVVGHSYIVYAPLLNRNTTILFEGKPIKTPDASTFWRVISEHNVKVMFTAPTAIRAIKKEDPNGNMLKKFDLSCLKYQFLAGERCDVATLTWTEEKLNVPVIDHWWQTESGWPMVANMVGVALQEVKPGSASFPVCGYDIQILNEEGKEVEDAVEGFVAVKLPLPPGTLTNLWGNPERFQSGYLNRFPGYYFSGDGGYKDEDGYVFITGRVDDIINVAGHRLSTAEMEEIVASHKAVAECAVFGVHCDLKGQKPLGLVVLKSGDEFEEETIRKEIIQDVRHEIGAVASFRDVLVVKRLPKTRSGKILRKLLRDIADEQQHNIPSTIDDVAIISEIKSVYQTHHIGLYK